One part of the Indicator indicator isolate 239-I01 chromosome 5, UM_Iind_1.1, whole genome shotgun sequence genome encodes these proteins:
- the MSTN gene encoding growth/differentiation factor 8 has translation MQKLAIYVYIYLFMLISVDPVALDDSNQPTENAEKDGLCNACTWRQNTKSSRIEAIKIQILSKLRLEQAPNISRDVIKQLLPKAPPLQELIDQYDVQRDDSSDGSLEDDDYHATTETIITMPTESDFLVQMEGKPKCCFFKFSSKIQYNKVVKAQLWIYLRQVQKPTTVFVQILRLIKPMKDGTRYTGIRSLKLDMNPGTGIWQSIDVKTVLQNWLKQPESNLGIEIKAFDENGRDLAVTFPGPGEDGLNPFLEVRVTDTPKRSRRDFGLDCDEHSTESRCCRYPLTVDFEAFGWDWIIAPKRYKANYCSGECEFVFLQKYPHTHLVHQANPRGSAGPCCTPTKMSPINMLYFNGKEQIIYGKIPAMVVDRCGCS, from the exons ATGCAAAAACTAGCAATCTATGTTTATATTTACCTGTTCATGCTGATTTCAGTTGATCCAGTGGCTCTTGATGACAGTAATCAGCCCACAGAGAACGCCGAAAAAGATGGACTGTGCAACGCTTGTACGTGGAGACAGAATACAAAATCTTCCAGAATAGAAGCCATAAAAATTCAGATCCTCAGCAAACTGCGTCTGGAACAAGCTCCTAACATTAGCAGGGATGTTATTAAACAACTTTTACCCAAAGCTCCTCCACTACAGGAACTGATTGATCAGTATGACGTCCAGAGAGACGACAGTAGCGATGGCTCTTTGGAAGATGATGACTATCATGCCACCACCGAAACGATTATCACAATGCCTACAGAGT CTGATTTTCTTGTACAAATGGAGGGAAAACCAAAATGTTGCTTCTTTAAGTTTAGCTCTAAAATACAATATAACAAAGTAGTAAAGGCACAATTGTGGATATACTTGAGGCAAGTCCAAAAACCTACAACGGTGTTTGTGCAGATCCTGAGACTCATTAAACCCATGAAAGACGGTACAAGATATACTGGAATTCGATCTTTGAAACTCGACATGAACCCAGGCACTGGTATTTGGCAGAGCATTGATGTGAAGACAGTGTTGCAAAATTGGCTCAAACAGCCTGAATCCAATTTAGGCATCGAAATAAAAGCTTTTGATGAGAATGGACGAGACCTCGCTGTAACTTTCCCAGGACCAGGTGAAGATGGATTG AACCCCTTTTTAGAGGTGAGAGTTACAGACACACCAAAACGGTCCCGCAGAGATTTTGGCCTGGACTGCGATGAGCACTCGACAGAATCCCGATGTTGTCGCTACCCACTGACGGTGGATTTCGAGGCGTTCGGCTGGGACTGGATTATCGCTCCTAAGAGATACAAAGCCAATTACTGCTCTGGAGAGTGCGAGTTTGTCTTTTTACAAAAgtacccccacacacacctggTGCACCAAGCCAACCCCAGAGGCTCGGCAGGCCCTTGCTGTACACCCACCAAGATGTCCCCCATCAACATGCTCTACTTCAACGGGAAAGAACAAATCATATACGGCAAGATACCGGCCATGGTTGTAGATCGCTGCGGGTGCTCGTGA